A window of the Kosakonia sp. BYX6 genome harbors these coding sequences:
- a CDS encoding DNA-methyltransferase → MIEEYINGTQKHPLFVQGDALSVLKSMPDESVNCVITSPPYWLQREYENGGLGQEKKKEDYINNLLQIFSQVKRILTSDGSFWLNINDTYYKKSLAGIPWRIAIAMMDEQNWVLRNDVIWNKLKGGMDSSRDRLNNLHENIFHFVKGGKYYYNIDAIRTTSRKSYIKNGAVVSATGVTGVNYRRRIELSTALSDEEKKIAFGALDSVLLEIANNKISDFRMVIRGQHRTTHSDRVKISGRARELQEKGFYFLKYHPKGSKPSDVWEIPPEDAHKRGAHFAPYPEEICMIPILATCPEGGIVLDPFVGTGTTTTVANRLGFRSIGIDLSEHYLKIAEKRIEKKKL, encoded by the coding sequence ATGATCGAAGAATATATTAATGGCACTCAAAAGCATCCATTGTTTGTGCAGGGCGATGCTCTATCTGTCCTTAAATCAATGCCCGATGAGTCAGTAAACTGTGTGATAACCTCACCACCATACTGGCTACAAAGAGAATATGAAAATGGTGGGCTTGGCCAAGAGAAGAAAAAAGAAGATTATATAAATAATCTTTTACAGATATTTAGTCAAGTGAAGAGAATACTTACAAGCGATGGTTCTTTCTGGCTTAATATTAATGATACTTACTATAAAAAGAGTTTGGCTGGTATTCCATGGCGTATAGCTATAGCGATGATGGATGAGCAAAATTGGGTTTTGAGAAATGATGTGATATGGAATAAATTAAAAGGTGGAATGGACAGTTCTCGGGATAGGCTTAATAATTTGCACGAGAATATTTTTCACTTCGTTAAGGGCGGTAAATATTATTATAACATTGACGCTATACGAACTACGTCACGAAAATCATATATAAAGAATGGTGCGGTAGTTTCAGCCACAGGCGTTACAGGTGTTAACTATAGAAGAAGAATCGAACTATCAACAGCGTTGAGTGATGAGGAAAAAAAAATTGCTTTCGGCGCTTTGGATAGTGTGTTATTGGAAATTGCCAATAATAAAATATCAGATTTTAGAATGGTGATAAGAGGGCAGCACCGAACTACTCACTCTGATAGAGTAAAAATATCAGGTCGAGCCAGAGAGTTGCAGGAGAAGGGGTTCTATTTCTTAAAATATCATCCGAAGGGAAGTAAGCCGAGTGATGTATGGGAAATACCGCCAGAAGATGCACATAAAAGGGGAGCTCATTTTGCGCCTTATCCAGAAGAAATTTGCATGATTCCAATACTTGCAACCTGCCCTGAGGGTGGAATAGTGTTAGATCCATTTGTTGGCACAGGAACAACTACTACTGTCGCTAATAGATTAGGTTTTAGATCAATAGGTATAGACCTTTCCGAACACTACTTGAAAATCGCTGAAAAACGTATTGAGAAAAAAAAATTATAG
- a CDS encoding DGQHR domain-containing protein: MSDNDYDVNSYTFSLITQGRHKFYSLTLYSDILADTCFVTTRYDDPLEGFQRRLDEKRAQEIADYIDSGFGTIPNAVVLSAQPEAELTVKKGGRALTIKMHPKAFLVLDGQHRVWGYKLAKSKLRIPVVIYTGLTKAEETRLFIDINTKQRPVPSELLLDIKQLAELEGDVESLLRDLFNQFQKDKFSVLTGLLSPNEKVKGKISRTTFNTSFSNIIGVLGNKNTDELYEIFNSYLGAIVDVFEKAGFKSEITTPNIFKGIIAFFPEVASRVKYKFNSEYSNENFAEIIQPVPLSLNKALILKSKRSYKTLTEALNNSLTKSFQL; encoded by the coding sequence ATGTCTGATAATGATTACGATGTTAATAGCTACACTTTTAGTTTGATCACCCAAGGACGGCATAAATTCTATTCCTTAACACTGTATTCTGATATATTAGCTGATACTTGTTTTGTTACAACGAGATATGACGACCCTTTAGAAGGTTTCCAACGACGCTTAGATGAAAAACGTGCTCAAGAAATTGCAGACTACATTGATAGCGGATTTGGAACAATACCTAATGCAGTCGTATTATCGGCACAGCCTGAAGCTGAACTTACAGTTAAAAAAGGGGGGCGAGCTCTTACGATAAAAATGCACCCTAAGGCTTTTTTAGTGTTAGATGGTCAACATCGGGTTTGGGGATATAAATTAGCAAAAAGTAAACTGCGCATCCCTGTTGTGATATATACAGGCTTGACTAAGGCTGAAGAAACAAGGCTTTTTATTGATATAAATACGAAACAGAGACCAGTTCCAAGTGAGTTGCTTCTCGATATTAAGCAACTTGCTGAATTGGAAGGGGACGTTGAAAGTCTTCTGCGTGATTTATTTAATCAATTTCAAAAAGATAAGTTTAGCGTATTAACTGGATTATTAAGTCCTAATGAAAAAGTTAAAGGTAAAATTAGTAGAACAACATTTAACACAAGTTTCTCAAATATAATTGGCGTTCTTGGCAATAAGAACACGGATGAGTTGTATGAAATATTTAACTCTTATCTCGGAGCTATTGTAGATGTATTTGAAAAGGCAGGGTTTAAGAGTGAAATAACAACACCAAATATTTTTAAAGGAATAATCGCATTCTTCCCAGAAGTTGCTTCTAGAGTTAAATATAAATTTAATTCTGAATACAGTAATGAAAATTTTGCTGAAATTATACAGCCAGTGCCTTTATCTTTAAATAAGGCTCTGATTTTAAAGTCTAAAAGATCCTATAAGACGTTGACTGAAGCCTTAAATAACTCATTGACAAAAAGTTTCCAGCTATGA
- a CDS encoding inovirus Gp2 family protein, producing MKLYNGSHGEHVIAYRKNIEDVVQNAIGEFSRTMALRVDVHYPPILDRGDTVCCFPNLEPGVISRFRNSLNAILDANEKMRATEGKRIYRNRTRHVWVREFSEEGKCHFHLGLFFNKDAYYHLGDYETESNLRMMIIRAWYSALDLELDDYAGLVHFPKNCRYILDVNDFNFEDEYKKLLNRLDYLAKLDTKLYGDGDRNFGCSRN from the coding sequence ATGAAATTATACAATGGTTCCCATGGTGAGCATGTAATCGCCTATAGAAAAAATATTGAAGATGTAGTCCAAAATGCTATCGGTGAATTTTCAAGAACAATGGCATTGCGTGTTGATGTGCATTACCCACCTATCCTTGACAGAGGTGATACTGTATGTTGTTTCCCAAACCTAGAGCCTGGAGTGATATCTCGATTTCGCAATTCTCTAAATGCTATATTAGATGCAAATGAAAAAATGAGAGCAACTGAAGGGAAAAGAATATATCGTAATCGAACGAGACATGTATGGGTAAGGGAATTTTCTGAAGAGGGAAAATGCCACTTTCATCTCGGTCTTTTTTTTAATAAGGATGCTTATTATCATTTAGGCGATTATGAGACTGAAAGCAACTTACGGATGATGATTATACGGGCATGGTATAGCGCATTGGATCTGGAGTTGGATGATTACGCAGGACTAGTCCATTTCCCTAAAAATTGCCGATATATATTAGATGTGAATGACTTTAACTTTGAGGATGAATACAAAAAGCTTCTTAACCGACTGGATTACTTAGCCAAATTAGATACTAAGCTCTACGGTGATGGTGACAGAAATTTCGGATGCAGTAGAAACTAA
- a CDS encoding YfjI family protein, with protein sequence MSTHPFPVHVFPSLIRNAIYEVERQTQAPLSLISASALGAISLVCQNRIDVCRLNGLCSPVSLFLLTLAESGERKSTVDKIFMKPLYQQEKIWFEKHSQDLQLWMNDKAAFIIKTKALESKLKSDTRRNKDCSITNEQLRFLFETKPKEPVRYRLMFNDATPAAIKDYLCGEWKSVGIMSDEAGTIFNGHTLNELPFINKMWDGSNFSVDRKNSPERLIHDARMTLSMMIQPTVFHKYIERKGEMAKGIGFFARCLICQPDSRQGFRQITSPVISSEHLPVFHSRLLEIVNDSIIRNGKGERMILRLSPQAEQLWISFYNRTESEMSEIGYLSNMKDYASKMAENMARIAALLHYFEGRNEDISIKAVEAAIQISAWYVDEYKRLFSKASGFTLVNNESDELYSWIKNYCASTFPPHISKTKILQYGPYRFRNKIKMDELLNILLINQRIVVTHFGKTLYIQSVQ encoded by the coding sequence TTGAGCACCCATCCATTTCCTGTCCATGTTTTTCCGTCGCTAATCAGAAATGCAATTTATGAAGTAGAGCGACAAACACAAGCTCCTCTATCGTTGATATCAGCATCGGCGCTTGGAGCAATTTCATTAGTGTGCCAAAACAGAATTGACGTTTGTAGGCTAAATGGTCTATGTAGCCCCGTTTCACTTTTTTTGCTGACGCTTGCTGAATCAGGAGAAAGAAAAAGTACTGTTGATAAGATTTTCATGAAACCGCTGTATCAACAGGAAAAAATTTGGTTTGAAAAACATAGCCAAGATTTACAATTATGGATGAATGACAAAGCAGCTTTTATTATCAAAACAAAAGCACTGGAGTCAAAACTAAAATCTGATACTCGTCGTAATAAAGATTGCAGTATAACGAATGAACAATTGAGGTTTCTATTTGAAACCAAACCTAAAGAACCTGTTAGATATAGGCTGATGTTTAATGATGCAACGCCAGCCGCAATTAAAGATTATCTTTGTGGAGAATGGAAGTCCGTGGGTATTATGTCGGATGAAGCAGGGACCATATTTAATGGGCATACATTGAATGAACTTCCTTTCATAAACAAGATGTGGGATGGTTCAAATTTTTCCGTTGATAGAAAAAACTCTCCTGAACGTTTAATTCATGACGCCAGAATGACATTATCTATGATGATACAACCTACAGTATTTCATAAGTATATTGAGCGTAAAGGTGAGATGGCTAAAGGGATTGGTTTTTTTGCCCGTTGCTTGATTTGCCAGCCCGATTCAAGACAAGGATTCCGGCAGATTACAAGTCCAGTGATATCCAGTGAACACTTACCAGTATTTCATAGCCGACTGCTTGAGATAGTTAATGATAGCATTATAAGAAATGGCAAAGGTGAGCGAATGATCCTACGACTCTCTCCGCAGGCGGAGCAACTATGGATCTCATTTTATAACAGAACTGAATCGGAAATGAGCGAAATTGGTTATTTATCCAACATGAAGGATTATGCTTCAAAAATGGCAGAGAATATGGCAAGAATTGCTGCATTACTCCATTATTTCGAAGGTCGTAACGAAGATATATCAATTAAAGCTGTGGAAGCTGCAATTCAGATAAGTGCCTGGTATGTTGATGAGTACAAAAGATTGTTCTCTAAAGCTTCAGGATTTACTCTTGTTAATAATGAAAGTGACGAACTATACTCCTGGATAAAAAATTATTGCGCTAGTACTTTCCCACCACATATAAGTAAAACGAAGATTCTTCAATACGGACCTTATCGATTCAGAAATAAAATCAAAATGGATGAACTGCTTAATATCTTACTTATTAACCAAAGAATAGTAGTAACACATTTCGGTAAAACTCTCTATATACAATCAGTACAATAG
- a CDS encoding AlpA family transcriptional regulator: MNNPSTIRILRLPAVIQKTGMARATIYDWLNPKSPRYDSTFPKKRMLGVKSVGWVEAEIDEWLTRRSKLI, from the coding sequence ATGAACAATCCATCAACCATTAGGATACTCCGCTTACCTGCGGTTATCCAAAAAACTGGTATGGCACGAGCCACAATTTATGACTGGTTGAACCCCAAATCACCGCGTTACGACTCAACTTTTCCCAAAAAGCGAATGCTCGGAGTTAAATCGGTTGGATGGGTTGAAGCAGAGATTGATGAATGGTTAACACGGCGTAGCAAACTTATCTGA
- a CDS encoding integrase, which yields MARKTKPLTDTEIKAAKPKDADYQLYDGDGLTLLIKSSGSKLWQFRYYRPLTKQRTKQSFGAYPAVSLSDARKLRAESRVLLAKDIDPQDHQKEQVRNSQEAKTNTFLLVAERWWNVKKTSVTEDYADDIWRSLERDVFPAIGDISVTEIKAHTLVKAVQPVQARGALETVRRLCQRINEVMIYAQNTGLIDAVPSVNIGKAFEKPQKKNMPSIRPDQLPQLMQTMRTASISMSTRCLFMWQLLTITRPAEAAEARWDEIDFSAKEWKIPAARMKMNRDHTVPLSDEALSILEMMKSLSSGREFIFPSRIKPTQPMNSQTVNAALKRAGLGGVLVSHGLRSIASTALNEEGFPPDVIEAALAHVDKNEVRRAYNRSDYLEQRRPMMQWWADFVKAADSGSIVNSGVRGIRLVG from the coding sequence ATGGCAAGAAAAACCAAGCCGTTAACCGATACGGAAATCAAAGCCGCCAAACCTAAAGATGCCGATTACCAGCTGTATGATGGGGACGGGCTTACTCTATTAATCAAGTCCAGTGGTAGTAAGCTCTGGCAGTTCCGTTACTATCGACCGCTGACAAAACAGCGAACCAAACAGAGCTTCGGTGCCTACCCTGCTGTCTCCCTTTCTGATGCGCGTAAACTCAGAGCTGAATCTCGAGTTTTGTTGGCGAAAGACATTGATCCGCAGGATCATCAGAAAGAACAGGTAAGAAATTCTCAAGAGGCTAAAACCAACACTTTCCTGTTAGTTGCCGAGCGTTGGTGGAATGTGAAGAAAACCAGCGTAACAGAGGACTATGCCGACGATATCTGGCGCTCGCTTGAGAGAGATGTTTTCCCAGCAATCGGTGATATCAGTGTCACTGAGATTAAGGCTCATACTCTGGTTAAAGCAGTGCAGCCGGTTCAGGCCAGAGGTGCATTAGAGACAGTCCGACGCCTTTGTCAGCGTATTAACGAAGTCATGATTTATGCGCAGAACACAGGCCTGATTGATGCAGTTCCCAGTGTAAATATCGGAAAAGCGTTCGAGAAACCGCAAAAGAAAAACATGCCGAGTATCCGTCCGGATCAGCTTCCACAGTTAATGCAAACAATGCGTACAGCAAGTATCAGTATGTCAACGCGGTGCTTGTTCATGTGGCAGCTTCTCACCATTACCCGCCCTGCCGAAGCCGCTGAGGCACGATGGGATGAGATCGATTTCAGTGCTAAAGAATGGAAAATTCCAGCAGCTCGTATGAAGATGAACCGAGACCATACGGTTCCACTATCGGATGAGGCTCTTTCTATTCTGGAAATGATGAAGTCACTCAGTAGTGGCCGAGAGTTTATCTTTCCCAGTCGCATCAAACCAACCCAGCCAATGAACAGCCAAACAGTTAATGCCGCACTTAAGCGTGCTGGCTTAGGAGGCGTACTCGTTTCACACGGCTTACGTTCTATCGCTAGTACGGCACTCAATGAGGAAGGATTTCCGCCTGATGTTATTGAGGCTGCACTTGCTCATGTGGATAAGAATGAGGTTCGTCGCGCTTACAATCGAAGTGACTATCTTGAGCAACGACGACCGATGATGCAGTGGTGGGCTGATTTTGTTAAAGCAGCAGATAGCGGCAGCATTGTGAATAGTGGAGTTAGGGGAATACGTCTTGTAGGATGA